The Chryseobacterium indicum genome includes a window with the following:
- a CDS encoding beta-1,6-N-acetylglucosaminyltransferase — MQKYADAILAYPQKSPSGSLKQVRIAYFIMIHHKQDVFKEMFEKIYTRDQFYLIHIDRKAKAELTEEIQNYLVRFPNVYILESVNIVSGGFSMIQTELNAMEYLLNASIEWDYFINLSGEDSPLKSQNIIRQFLTANKGRNYIFYYDQKFYRPDTLQRIQNHFTELTHKISSYVYKREFMKGVVPYIGGKWFMFTRETCVFLTNNKRVMDFEDYYLHTLLPAESFFQTVLMNTDFSDIIVNDDKRAVIEKTFFSKELYAEHFIESLKSGNHLFIRKMNRHTHQNLINYIEDSYLLPLTEVNEIERELQKHNRQNN; from the coding sequence ATGCAAAAATACGCAGATGCAATTCTGGCATATCCACAAAAATCTCCTTCCGGATCTTTAAAGCAGGTAAGAATCGCATATTTTATTATGATCCATCATAAGCAGGATGTCTTTAAAGAAATGTTTGAAAAGATTTATACCAGAGATCAGTTCTATCTTATACATATAGACCGGAAAGCAAAAGCAGAATTAACGGAGGAAATACAGAATTACCTCGTCCGGTTTCCCAATGTATATATTTTAGAAAGCGTAAACATTGTTTCCGGAGGTTTCAGCATGATCCAGACAGAACTTAATGCGATGGAATATCTTCTTAATGCAAGCATTGAGTGGGACTACTTCATTAATTTAAGCGGTGAAGATTCTCCTTTAAAATCGCAAAATATTATCCGGCAGTTTCTTACTGCTAATAAAGGCAGGAATTATATTTTTTATTACGACCAAAAGTTTTACAGACCAGATACACTTCAGAGAATACAAAATCACTTTACGGAACTTACCCACAAAATTTCTTCCTATGTCTATAAAAGAGAGTTTATGAAAGGCGTTGTGCCTTACATTGGCGGGAAATGGTTTATGTTTACAAGGGAAACCTGTGTTTTTTTAACCAATAACAAAAGGGTTATGGATTTTGAAGATTATTATCTGCATACGCTGCTTCCGGCGGAATCTTTCTTCCAGACAGTTTTAATGAATACAGACTTTTCGGATATTATTGTGAATGATGACAAAAGAGCCGTCATTGAAAAGACTTTTTTCAGCAAAGAGCTTTATGCAGAACATTTTATAGAATCTCTGAAGTCGGGAAACCACCTTTTCATCAGAAAGATGAACAGGCATACCCATCAAAATCTTATCAATTACATTGAAGACAGCTACCTCCTTCCGCTCACAGAAGTTAATGAGATTGAAAGAGAATTACAAAAACATAACCGCCAGAATAATTAA
- a CDS encoding 3-oxoacyl-ACP synthase III family protein translates to MTGKIIGIGNCIPSETIDNLFFNNHIFLDDKGVLLKDDNFSLTEKLKKITGIEERRYASHDQVTSDLGLIAAKAAIEDSGIDPETLDYIIFAHNFGDVRYGTVQSDMVPSLAARVKHLLKIENNFCVAYDVLFGCPGWIEGVIQANAFIRAGMAKRCLIIGAETLSRVVDIHDRDSMIYADGAGAVVLEYNNEDNSGIQSHLSASYTLKEKDYLFFGKSYDNEACQDTKYIKMEGRKIYEFALVHVPDAMKKCLDESKYTIDQVNKIIIHQANEKMDEAIVERFYRLYGLKMPENIMPMVIQKLGNSSVATIPSLLTMILKGELEQHQIQQGDIVLFASVGAGMNINAFVYKF, encoded by the coding sequence ATGACAGGTAAAATTATTGGAATCGGTAACTGTATCCCTTCCGAAACTATTGATAATTTATTTTTTAACAATCATATTTTTTTAGACGATAAAGGTGTTCTCTTAAAAGATGATAATTTCTCACTTACCGAAAAATTAAAGAAAATTACAGGTATTGAAGAGAGAAGATACGCATCTCACGATCAGGTTACTTCAGATCTTGGATTAATTGCCGCAAAAGCCGCCATAGAAGACTCAGGAATAGATCCGGAAACTCTCGATTATATTATTTTTGCCCATAATTTTGGTGATGTACGCTACGGAACCGTGCAGTCGGATATGGTTCCGAGTCTTGCAGCAAGAGTAAAGCATCTGCTTAAAATTGAAAATAACTTCTGTGTTGCTTATGACGTTCTTTTCGGATGTCCCGGCTGGATTGAAGGAGTTATTCAGGCAAATGCCTTCATCAGAGCAGGAATGGCAAAAAGATGTCTTATTATTGGAGCCGAGACATTATCCAGAGTGGTAGACATTCATGACAGGGACAGTATGATCTATGCAGACGGAGCGGGAGCAGTTGTACTGGAATATAACAACGAGGATAATTCGGGCATCCAGTCTCATCTTTCAGCTTCTTATACTCTTAAAGAAAAAGACTATCTGTTTTTTGGAAAATCATATGATAATGAAGCCTGTCAGGATACAAAATATATTAAAATGGAGGGCAGAAAAATCTATGAATTTGCGCTTGTACATGTTCCGGATGCCATGAAAAAGTGTCTTGATGAAAGTAAATATACCATCGATCAGGTTAATAAAATCATCATCCATCAGGCAAATGAAAAGATGGACGAAGCCATTGTGGAAAGATTTTACCGCTTATACGGATTAAAAATGCCCGAAAATATTATGCCTATGGTGATCCAGAAACTCGGAAACAGCAGTGTGGCAACCATTCCTTCTCTTCTTACCATGATCTTAAAAGGAGAACTGGAACAGCATCAGATCCAGCAGGGAGATATTGTTTTGTTTGCTTCTGTAGGAGCAGGTATGAACATTAATGCTTTTGTTTATAAATTTTAA
- a CDS encoding T9SS type A sorting domain-containing protein codes for MKKLLPFVLSIYSLCNAQTTVTKSFNDPVSGDNANYLTATGTPNNSGTGANITFNNSSLVLGSSAPGVYSTPSASEISTFPSSTLKLTGSPNTVYYKQSASKLEITGLITTDATLNLSANNGTFISYPAAYGYNETDQAQGTFTSTTANGLCKGTITLAADAWGTLLLASSSFTNVLRVKSVQNFNLYLPNDTSFVFPIGSIVNTSYSYYGSTYKFPLLTTNETVVNIPVAGINNQTTSSAQALSTIVLAAGDSSAKAKGLKIYPNPADDFINLKGDTENYATAKIYSLDGKLIKQSDLKSGKVPVSDLPPASYFIEVSGKNSKPEAAKFIKK; via the coding sequence ATGAAAAAACTTTTACCATTTGTATTATCAATTTATAGCTTATGTAACGCTCAGACAACTGTCACAAAATCCTTTAACGATCCTGTTTCCGGAGATAATGCCAATTATCTTACGGCCACCGGAACTCCAAATAATTCCGGAACAGGTGCGAATATAACTTTTAATAATTCTTCGTTGGTGTTAGGCAGCTCTGCACCCGGAGTCTATTCTACTCCTTCAGCTTCTGAAATTTCTACCTTCCCTTCTTCTACTTTGAAATTAACCGGAAGTCCAAATACAGTCTATTATAAACAATCGGCTTCCAAACTTGAAATTACAGGTCTTATAACAACAGATGCCACGCTTAATTTATCTGCCAATAACGGAACGTTTATTTCTTATCCTGCGGCTTACGGATATAACGAGACCGATCAGGCACAAGGAACATTCACCTCAACAACCGCCAACGGTCTTTGCAAGGGAACTATAACGCTTGCAGCCGATGCATGGGGAACTTTACTTTTGGCGTCATCCTCCTTTACCAATGTTTTAAGAGTAAAATCTGTTCAGAATTTCAATCTTTATCTTCCGAATGACACTTCTTTTGTATTTCCTATAGGCTCCATTGTTAATACTTCGTATTCATATTATGGAAGCACCTATAAATTCCCTCTCCTTACAACCAATGAGACGGTGGTAAATATTCCGGTAGCGGGAATTAATAACCAGACCACAAGCTCTGCTCAGGCTTTAAGTACAATAGTATTGGCAGCCGGAGATTCCTCTGCCAAAGCAAAAGGATTAAAAATTTATCCGAATCCTGCAGATGATTTTATTAATCTTAAAGGAGATACCGAAAATTACGCAACAGCAAAAATTTACAGTTTAGATGGAAAACTCATAAAACAATCGGATCTGAAATCCGGAAAAGTGCCGGTTTCTGATCTTCCGCCAGCTTCCTATTTTATTGAAGTTTCTGGAAAAAACAGTAAACCTGAGGCAGCAAAATTCATTAAGAAATAA
- a CDS encoding transposase yields the protein MSLDIKNIHIGKIIREVVNEKGIEMYRIEKFMKCTEKEICSMYEKKSIDTHVLLRWSKLLKYDFFRIYVQHIILFSPSGKSKAGTSEKQKLPAYRKNIYTKEIISFVLELLNKNLKTKAEIIEEYKIPKTTLYRWIEKYNIPSSE from the coding sequence ATGTCTTTAGATATAAAAAACATTCATATAGGAAAAATTATTCGCGAGGTGGTGAATGAAAAAGGGATAGAAATGTACAGAATAGAAAAATTCATGAAATGCACCGAGAAAGAAATTTGTTCTATGTACGAAAAGAAAAGCATAGATACCCATGTTCTTTTGAGATGGAGCAAATTGCTTAAATATGATTTTTTCAGGATATATGTGCAGCATATTATTCTTTTTTCTCCTTCCGGAAAAAGTAAAGCAGGCACAAGCGAAAAGCAGAAGCTGCCCGCTTACCGGAAAAATATTTATACTAAAGAAATTATCAGTTTTGTTCTCGAATTACTAAATAAGAATTTAAAGACAAAAGCTGAAATCATAGAAGAGTATAAAATTCCTAAAACAACCTTATACAGATGGATAGAGAAGTACAACATCCCGAGTTCCGAATAA
- a CDS encoding helix-turn-helix domain-containing protein, producing MDREVQHPEFRINSPDYKRIYTDILEMRYRNKKDKCEALLNKPRLSVMDILELEKRIFDEKEIPDEKENKKFRAYDDEAILQILRYQKNNNMNNNDTAAYFKVSRNSVAKWKRLFPRI from the coding sequence ATGGATAGAGAAGTACAACATCCCGAGTTCCGAATAAATTCACCTGATTACAAGAGAATATATACTGATATTCTGGAAATGCGTTATCGTAATAAAAAAGATAAATGCGAAGCGTTGCTTAATAAACCGAGGCTTTCGGTAATGGATATTCTTGAACTGGAAAAGAGAATCTTTGATGAAAAGGAAATTCCTGATGAAAAAGAAAACAAAAAATTCCGGGCGTACGATGATGAAGCTATCCTGCAGATTCTTCGGTATCAGAAAAACAACAATATGAATAATAATGATACTGCGGCTTATTTCAAAGTAAGCAGAAACTCTGTTGCAAAGTGGAAAAGACTGTTTCCCAGAATCTGA
- a CDS encoding bifunctional (p)ppGpp synthetase/guanosine-3',5'-bis(diphosphate) 3'-pyrophosphohydrolase, which yields MNDNFTIDDLQDIWQKVSILHNGQTYGGQNKNQKIEYINHIGSVVFEIINASKNTSDFNFDLAIKCAFLHDTIEDTDFPIEDLEKEYGKEVKEGVLALTKNTELEKQHQMIDSLNRIKQQPKEVWAVKMADRICNLYAPPYFWNESKKKKYLEEAKVIYEHLKEGNEYLAKRLYEKIEAYKNK from the coding sequence ATGAACGACAACTTTACAATAGACGATTTACAGGATATATGGCAGAAAGTAAGCATTCTGCACAACGGACAAACATATGGCGGACAAAACAAAAACCAAAAAATAGAATACATCAATCACATCGGAAGTGTGGTATTTGAAATCATCAATGCTTCTAAAAATACTTCTGATTTTAATTTTGATCTTGCCATCAAATGTGCGTTTTTGCATGACACCATAGAAGATACAGATTTCCCAATCGAGGATCTCGAAAAAGAATATGGCAAAGAAGTGAAAGAAGGTGTTCTTGCTCTCACAAAAAATACGGAACTAGAAAAGCAACATCAAATGATCGACAGCTTAAACCGAATAAAGCAACAGCCCAAAGAAGTCTGGGCCGTTAAAATGGCAGACAGAATCTGTAATTTATATGCTCCACCCTATTTCTGGAACGAATCAAAGAAAAAGAAATACCTTGAAGAAGCCAAAGTTATCTATGAACATCTGAAAGAAGGTAATGAATACTTGGCTAAAAGATTATACGAAAAAATAGAGGCTTATAAAAATAAATGA
- a CDS encoding DUF1963 domain-containing protein: MIPKILEKYSPELESHKRDSIIISENELNLLSPDPLDFKASKYLGYPFIPLTMEYPKDKNGNVLIPTVQINFAEIPPSDLFPEKGILQIFLNQDFNFRKEDCFVQYITEEQLELPCIKDFSFLKDELYSKNPFKSIYKLDFGKSFSWASATDSQYQFQCEEFDDLSIEEYMWELSDEDEDSYDEFSEFFTGESMGSKLGGYGYFIHGDFRRIESRLKDDILLLQIDGSDEAVYNGEQYVFLHLFISKDDLNNLDFSNVYVDWEVSD, from the coding sequence ATGATCCCAAAAATTTTAGAAAAATATAGCCCCGAATTAGAAAGTCATAAAAGAGATTCAATTATTATTAGTGAAAATGAGCTCAATCTTTTAAGTCCCGATCCTTTAGATTTTAAAGCCAGCAAATATCTGGGTTATCCCTTTATTCCTTTAACGATGGAATATCCTAAAGATAAAAACGGCAATGTCTTAATTCCTACTGTTCAGATTAATTTTGCCGAAATTCCCCCATCTGATCTTTTTCCCGAAAAAGGGATTCTGCAGATTTTTCTTAATCAGGATTTCAATTTTCGAAAGGAAGACTGCTTTGTACAATATATTACAGAAGAACAACTTGAATTACCTTGCATAAAAGATTTTTCATTTTTAAAAGATGAACTTTATTCCAAAAATCCGTTTAAGAGTATTTATAAATTAGATTTTGGAAAAAGTTTTTCCTGGGCAAGTGCTACAGACAGCCAGTATCAATTTCAATGCGAAGAGTTCGATGATTTATCTATTGAGGAATATATGTGGGAACTGTCAGATGAAGATGAGGATTCTTACGATGAATTTAGCGAGTTTTTCACCGGAGAAAGTATGGGTAGTAAACTTGGTGGATATGGATATTTTATACACGGGGATTTTAGAAGAATTGAAAGTCGCTTAAAAGATGATATTTTGCTTCTACAAATTGACGGAAGTGATGAAGCTGTCTATAACGGAGAACAATACGTGTTCTTACACCTTTTTATTTCAAAAGATGATTTAAATAATTTAGATTTTAGCAATGTTTATGTGGATTGGGAAGTAAGTGATTGA